A portion of the Blastopirellula sediminis genome contains these proteins:
- a CDS encoding acylphosphatase has product MNGNWVRHETIFVGRVQGVGFRATALNIARRYPVVGFVENRPDGSVRLLVEGDPETCRQLAYHISDQMEDFIAERTIETSEATGEFASFDIRE; this is encoded by the coding sequence ATGAATGGCAACTGGGTGCGACACGAGACGATTTTCGTGGGTCGCGTACAGGGAGTCGGTTTTCGCGCGACGGCGTTAAATATCGCCCGCCGCTATCCCGTCGTCGGATTCGTCGAGAATCGCCCGGACGGCTCGGTCCGTTTGCTGGTCGAAGGGGATCCGGAGACGTGCCGCCAGTTGGCGTATCACATCTCCGACCAGATGGAAGACTTTATCGCTGAACGAACGATCGAGACGAGCGAAGCCACCGGCGAGTTCGCCTCATTCGACATCCGAGAATAA